The following coding sequences lie in one Maribacter forsetii DSM 18668 genomic window:
- a CDS encoding glycoside hydrolase family 88 protein produces the protein MGRLWVKGFGVFFILTLLSCKENTNKKEIANILPVDSLLHIRYQKLLNYPIDSISIPRSYDPKTNKVFKVASKDWTSGFYPGNLWQLYKLTGDEAYRSKAIAWTSVMEKEKYNDGTHDMGFKIYCSFGEGYEVTGNEKYKEVIIESATTLVTRFNDKVGSIRSWDFNKDIWEFPVIIDNMMNLELLFEATKISGDSTFHKVAVKHANTTLKNHFRKDNSSYHVVIYDTISGGIKDKVTHQGFSDKSAWARGQAWGIYGFTMCYRYTKNPLYLEQAEKSAAFYLNHENLPEDGIPYWDFNDTEIPNVVKDVSAAAITASALVELFSYTNDTSYLTYADKVLSTLQSENYILPVDIEAPFVLNHSTGNWPKKDEMDVSINYGDYYFLELLLK, from the coding sequence ATGGGTAGATTATGGGTAAAAGGCTTTGGTGTATTCTTTATTTTAACCCTGCTTTCTTGTAAAGAGAATACCAACAAAAAAGAAATTGCAAATATTCTTCCAGTAGATTCATTATTGCATATACGTTATCAGAAACTTTTAAATTATCCTATTGATTCAATATCCATTCCTAGAAGTTATGATCCTAAAACAAATAAGGTATTCAAAGTAGCATCAAAAGATTGGACAAGCGGATTTTACCCTGGTAATCTTTGGCAGCTCTATAAGTTGACGGGTGATGAAGCTTATAGGTCTAAGGCAATTGCGTGGACCTCTGTTATGGAGAAAGAGAAGTATAATGATGGCACCCATGATATGGGGTTTAAAATATATTGCAGTTTTGGAGAAGGGTATGAGGTGACCGGTAATGAAAAGTATAAAGAGGTAATTATTGAAAGTGCAACAACATTGGTAACCAGATTTAACGATAAAGTAGGTAGCATACGATCTTGGGACTTTAATAAGGATATTTGGGAGTTTCCGGTAATTATCGATAATATGATGAATCTAGAGCTTTTGTTTGAAGCCACTAAGATTTCAGGTGATAGTACCTTTCATAAAGTTGCGGTTAAACATGCGAATACTACCTTAAAAAACCATTTTAGAAAAGATAATAGTAGTTACCATGTTGTTATATATGATACTATTTCAGGAGGTATAAAAGACAAAGTTACCCATCAAGGGTTTAGTGATAAGTCTGCTTGGGCTAGGGGGCAGGCATGGGGTATTTATGGTTTTACGATGTGCTATAGGTATACCAAGAATCCTCTTTATTTGGAACAAGCGGAAAAATCTGCTGCATTTTATTTGAATCATGAAAACTTGCCTGAAGACGGAATTCCGTATTGGGATTTTAATGACACTGAAATACCAAATGTGGTGAAAGATGTTTCTGCAGCTGCCATTACAGCATCTGCATTGGTAGAATTGTTTTCTTATACTAATGACACTTCTTATCTCACTTATGCGGATAAAGTGTTAAGTACTTTACAAAGTGAGAACTATATTTTACCAGTAGACATAGAAGCTCCTTTTGTTCTGAACCATAGTACAGGTAACTGGCCTAAAAAAGATGAGATGGATGTATCAATAAACTATGGTGACTACTATTTTTTAGAATTATTGCTAAAGTAG
- a CDS encoding sulfatase family protein, with protein sequence MRIVILMLVIGLSHISCNTKAKTVTKTDQKPNIVFIMADDHAIQAISAYGHPISKLASTPNIDRLAKNGVLFNNSFVTNSICGPSRAVILTGKHSHINGFRQNGDHFDGSQPTLPKMFQQSGYETAVFGKWHLHGYPKGFDQWKIIVDQGNYYNPDFIENGDTTRIEGYATDIITEDALQWLQQDRTDSLPFFLMVQHKAPHRNWMPALRHANLYDSVQFPLPESYFPEFNKQWARKEQLQTIYNDMYEGHDLKMTTAFGSTQLLNNPWKTDFDRMTPSQRNAWDTAYLAKNNAFHKASLTGKDLAIWKGQRYIQDYMATIAAVDEGVGEILDYLEESGLDENTLVVYTSDQGFWMGENGWFDKRFMYEESFKTPLLMQLPGTIKSGTKIDAMVQNLDFAPTFLDLTGLSDFSTEMQGESFAGLLNGTSNQEDFRDVVYYHYYDYPAFHMVKKHYGIRTKRYKLIHFYDDIDAWELYDLDKDPKEKNNLILDTTYAETLTLMHKKLDSVQMHYGVTEKEFKKAPKEKVDKAYKQFERLRGKPSFN encoded by the coding sequence ATCATGCCATACAGGCAATTAGTGCCTATGGACATCCGATCAGTAAATTAGCGAGTACTCCTAATATTGATAGACTAGCTAAAAATGGTGTACTATTCAACAATAGTTTCGTAACTAATTCTATCTGTGGACCAAGTAGAGCTGTTATATTAACAGGAAAACATAGTCATATTAACGGATTTAGACAGAACGGAGACCACTTTGACGGTAGTCAGCCCACATTGCCAAAAATGTTTCAGCAATCAGGATACGAAACCGCTGTTTTTGGCAAATGGCATTTACACGGCTACCCTAAAGGTTTTGACCAATGGAAAATTATCGTCGACCAGGGGAACTATTATAACCCAGATTTTATTGAAAATGGTGACACCACCCGTATTGAAGGTTATGCCACCGATATTATTACCGAAGATGCACTACAATGGTTACAGCAAGACCGAACAGATTCTCTACCGTTCTTTTTAATGGTGCAACACAAAGCACCCCATAGAAATTGGATGCCAGCCTTACGCCATGCTAATTTGTATGATTCTGTACAGTTTCCACTACCGGAAAGTTATTTTCCAGAATTCAATAAACAATGGGCTCGCAAAGAACAGTTACAGACCATTTACAACGACATGTACGAAGGTCATGACCTAAAAATGACTACGGCATTTGGGAGCACCCAACTTTTGAACAACCCTTGGAAGACCGATTTTGATAGAATGACCCCAAGCCAACGCAATGCATGGGACACCGCATATTTAGCGAAAAACAATGCTTTTCATAAAGCCAGCTTAACTGGAAAGGATTTAGCTATTTGGAAAGGGCAACGTTACATTCAAGATTATATGGCGACCATTGCAGCCGTAGACGAAGGTGTAGGTGAAATTCTAGATTATCTGGAAGAAAGTGGTCTCGATGAAAATACGCTAGTGGTATATACTTCTGATCAAGGTTTCTGGATGGGAGAAAATGGATGGTTTGATAAGCGATTTATGTACGAGGAATCTTTTAAAACACCACTATTGATGCAATTACCTGGTACCATAAAATCTGGAACCAAAATTGACGCCATGGTTCAAAACCTAGATTTTGCACCAACGTTTTTAGACCTCACCGGATTATCAGATTTCAGCACTGAAATGCAAGGAGAATCTTTTGCTGGATTATTGAACGGCACCTCAAATCAAGAAGATTTTAGAGATGTGGTATATTATCATTACTACGACTACCCCGCTTTTCATATGGTGAAAAAACATTACGGAATTAGAACAAAACGCTATAAACTCATCCACTTTTATGATGATATAGATGCTTGGGAACTATATGATCTGGATAAGGACCCTAAAGAGAAAAACAATTTAATTTTGGATACGACATATGCGGAGACTTTGACTTTAATGCACAAAAAGTTAGACAGCGTTCAAATGCATTATGGGGTTACCGAGAAAGAATTTAAAAAAGCACCAAAAGAGAAAGTAGACAAAGCCTATAAACAATTTGAAAGGTTAAGAGGTAAACCTTCATTCAATTAA